The genomic region GGCGGAGGTCTCCATGGCCATCTTCGACGCGGCAGGCCAGCGTCTGGCTGAGGGGCGCACCTTCTGGGCTTTCCCGCGGCTTTCCCGGATCGCGGCCCTGGCAGGGGTGGAGGAAGCCGTCCTGCAGCGATTTCTGGACGACTGCCAGGTAGTGGGGTAGGAAATACCCTGAAGCCGCCAGCAGCGTAAAGGTGGCGACTACTCCCATTCCCTAAACCCCTCCCGCAGCGCTTCTGTCCGCTAAGGCGGGAGGGGGGACTTCTTTAATGACCCGCTTTAATTGATACAGGAGGCTCATTGATGAGCGATTTGCTGATCCCCCGCACCGCGTCCGCCTACAACTACCCTTTGCTGATCAAGAACCTCTTGCTGTACCCGGTGGTCGACAACCCCGACCAGGAGATCGTCTACCGCGACCTGTACCGTGGCAACTACCGGCAGTTTAGGGAGCGGGTGCATCGGCTGGCCAACATGCTCACCGACCTTGGGGTGCAGCCCGGGCAGACGGTCGCGGTTATGGACTGGGACAGCCATCGCTACCTGGAGCTCTTCTTCGCCGTGCCGATGATCGGCGCGGTGCTGCACACCATCAACGTGCGCCTCTCCCCGGAGCAGATCCTCTACACCATCGATCATGCCGAGGACGACGTGCTGCTGGTGAACAGCGAGTTTCTCCCTATCATGGAGCAGATCCGCGGCAGGATCGATAACGTCCGCACCTATATCCTCATCTCTGACGACGGCGTGACCGAGTGCAGCACCATCCCCGCCTGCGGCGAGTACGAGCAGCTCCTGGCCAAGGCATCGCCGGAGTTCGACTTCCCCGACCTCGACGAGAACACGAGGGCCACGACCTTCTACACCACCGGGACCACCGGGATGCCCAAAGGGGTCTATTTCAGTCACCGGCAGCTGGTGCTCCATTCCCTGGGGCTCTTGGCGACGCTCGGTTCCTCCACCTCGCACGCCTGCCTGCACCGCGACGATGTCTACATGCCGATTACCCCGATGTTCCACGTCCACGCCTGGGGCGTCCCCTATATCGCCACCATGCTGGGGGTGAAGCAGGTCTACCCCGGGCGCTACCTGCCGGATACGCTGCTGGAGCTGAAGGAAAAGGAAGGAGTAACCTTCTCCCACTGCGTCCCTACCATCCTGCACATGCTCTTGAAGCACCCCCATGCCGTAAGGATCGACCTGCGGGGGTGGAAACTCATCATCGGCGGCGCGGCGCTGTCGCGCAACCTCTGCGTCGAGGCGCTGAAGCTTGGCATCGACGTCTTCACCGGGTATGGCATGTCAGAGACCTGCCCGATCCTCACCATCTCGAAGCTCTCCCCGGAGATGCTCGAACTCTCCCACCCCGAGCAGGCCGAGATCCGCTGCAAGACGGGGCTCGCCCTTCCTTTTGTCGATCTGCGCGTGGTCGACAACGACTTCAAGGAACTTCCCCGCGATGGCGTCAGTGCGGGCAACGTCGTGGTGCGCTCCCCCTGGCTCACCCAGGGATACCTGAAGGACCACAAGGCTTCCGAGCGGCTCTGGGAGGGGGGGTACCTCCACACCGGCGACGTGGCGGTACGGGACGAGCGTGGCTATCTGAAGATCACCGACCGGAGCAAGGACGTGATCAAGGTAGCAGGGGAGTGGGTTTCCTCGCTGGAGCTTGAGGACATCGTCGCGCACCATCCGGCTGTTGCCGAGGTGGCGGTGATAGGAAAGCCCGACGAGAAGTGGGGCGAGCGCCCCCTGGCGCTGGTCGTTCTCAAGCCGACGGAGGGTGCGAAGGTGACCGAGAAGGAGATCGCCCACCATGTGAGGGAGTACGCCGACAAGGGTGTGGTGAGCAAGCAGGTCGTCCTGGTCAAGGTGAAGCTCGTCCCCTCCATCGACAAGACCAGCGTGGGCAAGATCAACAAGGTAGCACTGCGGGAGAAATATCTCCAGGACTGAGACAGGGTGGGAAATGAAGGGAGCTAAGAAGAGAGAATCGGGCATGAACGCGCTGGAGATAGAGGTGGCCATCGCCGCGCTTCATTCCACAGGGGACTACCTGGTGTTGCGGCGCCTTAACCTCGCGCGCGATTCGCGCCTCGCCCGCAAGGCCCCGGAGCGCTGCCACGTAGCCCTTTGCCTCGACACCGAGACCACGGGGCTCGACTACAGGCGGGACAAGGTGATCGAGCTCGGCATCGTCGCCTTCGAGTTCGATCCCGAGACCGGGGAGATCTTCAGGATCTCCGAGCGCTACTCCGGCTTCGAGGACCCGGGGTTCCCTATTCCGGCAGAGGTCGTGGAGATCACCGGCATATCCGACGAGATGGTGCGCGGGCAGGCGTTTGACGACGCCTTCGTAAACCTCCTGGCGCAGAAGTCCCACCTGGTGATCGCCCACAACGCCGCCTTCGACCGGAAGTTCGTCGAGGCGCGTTTCCCCGCGTTTGCAAAGCTGCCCTGGGCCTGCACCGTGTCCCAGATCGACTGGGGGACGGAGAGGGTTTCCTCGCGCACGCTGGAATACCTCCTCTTCAAGACCGCCTCCCTCACCATCAACGCGCACCGTGCCCTCGACGACGCCGAGGGGGTGCTGGGGCTGTTGCTGGAGCGTCTTCCGGTCACCGGCGCGCCCATCTTCCGCACCCTGTTGAAGCGGGCGCACGAGGTCACCTCTCGGCTTTACGCGGTATCCGCCCCCTTCGACAAGAAGGATCTCCTCAAGGACCGCGGCTATCGCTGGAGCGACGGTTCCCAGGGGGGGAGCAAGGCCTGGTGGCGCGATGTGCCGGCGGAGGCGGAGCCGGAGGAGCTGGCCTATTTGGCGAGCGAGATCTACCCCAGGGGGAACACGAGCGCAGTGCAGATAATGAGGTGCGACGCCTACGCCAGGTTCTCCGTCAGGGAGTAAAAAAACAAAGTCAAAAGCTCGCACACGGAAAAGGCAAAAAAGGCACGGATAGAGACAGATCAAGCCTCAAGACTTGAGACTTTCATACTTCAGATGTTATCCGTGCTGTTTCCGTTTTATCCGCGTCATCCGCGTGCAACGCCTTTGACTTTCAAGGAGGTTACCTCATGGAGTTCGACAAGGCCGGAATACTGATCGTCGGCGGGGGGATAATCGGCCTCACCATCGCCCGCGAACTGGTGAAACAGGGGCACGGCGACATCGTCATCATCGAGAAGGAACCGGAACTCGGCGTCCACGCCTCGGGGCGCAACAGCGGCGTGCTCCATGCCGGCATCTACTATTCCCCCGACAGCCTCAAGGCCAAGTCCTGCCTGAACGGCAACTTCCTGATGCGGGATTACTGCAAGGAAAAGGGGCTGCCGCTTCTGGAAAGCGGCAAGGTCATCGTCACCCGCACCGCGGCGGAGCTCCCGGTGCTGGACGAACTGCACCGAAGGGCCACCGCCAACGGCGCCAAGGTGGAGATGATCGACGAGCGGCAACTGGCTGACATCGAGCCGAACGCCCGGACCGTCGAGCGCGCGCTCTTCTCGCATTACACCGCTGTGGTGGACCCGAAGGCGGTGCTGAAGAGTGTGAAAAAAGACCTGGAACAGACGGGACGGGTGAAGCTCCACCTGGGGTGCAGGATGACGGGGCTGAAGGGCAGCTCTACGGCTCTGACCGACAGGGGTGAGATAAGGTTCGAGAGGTTCATCAACGCCGCCGGCGCCTACTGCAACAAGGTGGCGGGCTTCTTCGGGGTGGGCTCCAAATACCGGCTCATCCCCTTCAAGGGGGTGTACCGGCTGCTGAAAAAGGACGCTCCCTTCACGGTCAATTCCAACATCTACCCGGTGCCCGACATCCGGAACCCGTTTCTCGGGATCCACTTCACCCGCAGCGTGCACGGCGACGTCTACCTGGGGCCTACTGCCATCCCCGCTTTCGGGCGGGAGAACTACGGCATCCTGTCGGGGATCGACGCCGAGGCCTTAAGCATCGCCTTCCAGGACCTGGTCCTGTTCCTGGTGAACCGTCCTTTCCGCAACGTCGCACTCACCGAGCCGCTCAAGTATTTCCCCTCCTACTTCTTCCGTGACGCCGCCAAGCTGGTGAAGGAGCTGGCACCATCCGACGTGGTGCACGCGTCCAAGGTGGGGATCCGTCCGCAGCTGGTCGACTGGGAGAAGAAGGAGCTGGTGATGGATTTCCTGGTGGAGGCTGACGGATCCTCGCTCCACGTGCTGAACCCGATTTCCCCCGCCTTCACCTCGTCCATGGATCTGGCGCAGGGGATGGTGGCGGAGCACTTCTCGTTCTGATCCCGCTCTTACTACCCCTGCAGCTTCAGCCGCTTGTTGAGGGTCTGCCGCCCCATGCCCAGGATCTTCCCGGCAAGCCCCTGGTTACCCTTGGCAAGCTTCATCGCCTCGGCGATCATGTACTGCTCCACCTCGTCCAGGGTCGGGAAATGCCCGAAGATGGTGCAGAGCGGGTTCTCGCCGGCGGCGGCCGGGGTGGAACAATCAAGCGTC from Citrifermentans bremense harbors:
- a CDS encoding 3'-5' exonuclease, producing MKGAKKRESGMNALEIEVAIAALHSTGDYLVLRRLNLARDSRLARKAPERCHVALCLDTETTGLDYRRDKVIELGIVAFEFDPETGEIFRISERYSGFEDPGFPIPAEVVEITGISDEMVRGQAFDDAFVNLLAQKSHLVIAHNAAFDRKFVEARFPAFAKLPWACTVSQIDWGTERVSSRTLEYLLFKTASLTINAHRALDDAEGVLGLLLERLPVTGAPIFRTLLKRAHEVTSRLYAVSAPFDKKDLLKDRGYRWSDGSQGGSKAWWRDVPAEAEPEELAYLASEIYPRGNTSAVQIMRCDAYARFSVRE
- a CDS encoding fatty acid--CoA ligase, with translation MSDLLIPRTASAYNYPLLIKNLLLYPVVDNPDQEIVYRDLYRGNYRQFRERVHRLANMLTDLGVQPGQTVAVMDWDSHRYLELFFAVPMIGAVLHTINVRLSPEQILYTIDHAEDDVLLVNSEFLPIMEQIRGRIDNVRTYILISDDGVTECSTIPACGEYEQLLAKASPEFDFPDLDENTRATTFYTTGTTGMPKGVYFSHRQLVLHSLGLLATLGSSTSHACLHRDDVYMPITPMFHVHAWGVPYIATMLGVKQVYPGRYLPDTLLELKEKEGVTFSHCVPTILHMLLKHPHAVRIDLRGWKLIIGGAALSRNLCVEALKLGIDVFTGYGMSETCPILTISKLSPEMLELSHPEQAEIRCKTGLALPFVDLRVVDNDFKELPRDGVSAGNVVVRSPWLTQGYLKDHKASERLWEGGYLHTGDVAVRDERGYLKITDRSKDVIKVAGEWVSSLELEDIVAHHPAVAEVAVIGKPDEKWGERPLALVVLKPTEGAKVTEKEIAHHVREYADKGVVSKQVVLVKVKLVPSIDKTSVGKINKVALREKYLQD
- the lhgO gene encoding L-2-hydroxyglutarate oxidase encodes the protein MEFDKAGILIVGGGIIGLTIARELVKQGHGDIVIIEKEPELGVHASGRNSGVLHAGIYYSPDSLKAKSCLNGNFLMRDYCKEKGLPLLESGKVIVTRTAAELPVLDELHRRATANGAKVEMIDERQLADIEPNARTVERALFSHYTAVVDPKAVLKSVKKDLEQTGRVKLHLGCRMTGLKGSSTALTDRGEIRFERFINAAGAYCNKVAGFFGVGSKYRLIPFKGVYRLLKKDAPFTVNSNIYPVPDIRNPFLGIHFTRSVHGDVYLGPTAIPAFGRENYGILSGIDAEALSIAFQDLVLFLVNRPFRNVALTEPLKYFPSYFFRDAAKLVKELAPSDVVHASKVGIRPQLVDWEKKELVMDFLVEADGSSLHVLNPISPAFTSSMDLAQGMVAEHFSF